Part of the Prionailurus bengalensis isolate Pbe53 chromosome B3, Fcat_Pben_1.1_paternal_pri, whole genome shotgun sequence genome is shown below.
TCTTGTACATTACCTCCACTGTGCCCAGTATGCTAGTCAATTTCCTCTCAGAAACAAAAACCATCTCTTTCGTTGGCTGTTTCCTCcagttatatttttttacttccctTGGTACAACTGAGGCATATTTCCTCTGCATCATGGCATATGATCGGTACCTCGCTATCTGCCACCCACTGCACTACTCAACCACCATGACCCAACAACTCTGCTATATCTTGATGTCTCTTTGCTGGGTGTTGGGGTTCCTTAGTTACTCTGTCTCCACTATACAGCTCTCTCAATTGCCTTTCTGTGGACCCAACACCATTGACCACTTTATGTGTGACATGGACCCACTGATGGCTCTGTCCTGTGCTACAGCTCCAGTCATGGAGATCATCTTCTATGTCCTGAACTCCCTCATCATCATCCTCACACttctgtatattcttggctcctatACTCTTTTACTGATAGCTGTGTTAAAAGTGCCTTCAGCTGCTGGCCTGCGGAAGGCCTTTTCCACCTGCGGATCACATCTGACAGTGGTATGCTTATTCTTTGGAGCCCTTTTGGCAATGTATGTGAGTCCCACAGCTGATAACCCAGCTGAAATTCAGAAGATTTTGACTCTGTTCTACTCCGTGGTGACTCCCTTCTTAAACCCTCTGATTTACAGTTTACGAAACAAGGACATGAAGGCTGCAATGAAGAAAATCCTGAGGATAGAATGAACGTAAACTAGTCTACATGAGACCAAGCAAACCAATGTCCagacataaaaaattaattaagaacTTGATTTACTGTTGCCAGTTCTCCAATGCACACTTCAAAAAACATATTTCTCAGTGAGAATGCTTTATTCTTCAACCAACCTGGTAGAGTTAAACCATAACTGATTCATTTACATTGCAAATGTAACAATATTTCCAACATGGACAACTCCAGTAGATAGTGATATGAGGGCATCATACTGTGCTATTGTATACTGTGTAGTTTTGGTTATTTGGAGATGGTGGTGGAAGGTAGAACAAGGGCAGTTATCCCAGGTGCACATCATTGCTGTATTCAAAGCATTAAGATAGAccaatgttttttaaagtgaataaagAATCTAATTTAAATGCCTAATGGATACATACTTAAGGGATTTAATAACAATGCCTTCCTTATCCCTTGGGTCTGCATGGTTGAGAATCTTCCAGGTTAGGGATAGACTGAAAGTTTCATGCTTATATAAGAAATACGTGTCCTAACATCAGATAAAATTGTAATAATTCTTTCAAGAAAGAGTTTGTTAGTATTTATTATGTTCTTGGCACTCTTTTAAGTACCAGAGATACACCATGACCAAAATATTCAAAGACCCGTATCCACATAGTTTACTTTCTAGTGGGGacag
Proteins encoded:
- the LOC122468065 gene encoding olfactory receptor 11H4-like codes for the protein MVFSVSSAALEFMNSSETSTVTEFVLLGFPGCQELQSFLFSLFLGIYIFTIMGNGIIVCAVRLDQRLHTPMYILLGNFAFLEILYITSTVPSMLVNFLSETKTISFVGCFLQLYFFTSLGTTEAYFLCIMAYDRYLAICHPLHYSTTMTQQLCYILMSLCWVLGFLSYSVSTIQLSQLPFCGPNTIDHFMCDMDPLMALSCATAPVMEIIFYVLNSLIIILTLLYILGSYTLLLIAVLKVPSAAGLRKAFSTCGSHLTVVCLFFGALLAMYVSPTADNPAEIQKILTLFYSVVTPFLNPLIYSLRNKDMKAAMKKILRIE